The following proteins are co-located in the Streptococcus downei MFe28 genome:
- a CDS encoding osmoprotectant ABC transporter substrate-binding protein has translation MKRKKTFWRLIGLVLIILVPLLSFVGYKTMRKSQGVDIKITSMTSTESSIMANMISELINHELGYQTTLITNLGSANVQHQALLRGDADIASIRYTGTDLTGTLSLPAEKDPQKASRTVKKEFQKRFDQTWFPTYGFSDTYAFMVTSDYAKKYNLQTVSDLKKVQSSAKVGVDSTWMNREGDGYRDFAKAYGFNFKSIYPMQIGLVYDAVESDKMQTVLGYSTDGRISSYDLTILEDDKRFFPPYEASMVVNNNLLRKYPKLKKVLHRLDGKINLKMMQQLNYQVDDKLLEPSVVAHNFLREHNYFREAGD, from the coding sequence ATGAAAAGAAAAAAGACGTTTTGGCGACTGATTGGCCTAGTCCTTATCATCTTAGTTCCTTTGCTGTCTTTTGTTGGCTACAAGACAATGAGAAAATCTCAAGGGGTTGATATAAAAATAACCTCTATGACATCAACGGAATCTAGTATCATGGCTAATATGATTTCTGAGTTAATTAATCATGAATTAGGCTATCAGACTACCCTGATTACAAACTTGGGTTCTGCCAATGTTCAGCATCAAGCTCTCTTGAGAGGAGATGCAGATATCGCTTCTATACGCTATACAGGGACAGATTTAACAGGAACTTTATCATTGCCGGCGGAAAAGGATCCGCAAAAAGCTTCTAGGACGGTCAAAAAAGAGTTTCAAAAGCGATTTGATCAAACTTGGTTCCCGACTTATGGTTTTTCTGATACCTATGCCTTTATGGTAACATCGGATTACGCAAAAAAATATAATCTCCAGACTGTTTCTGATTTAAAAAAAGTTCAATCAAGTGCAAAAGTAGGAGTGGACAGCACTTGGATGAACCGTGAGGGCGATGGCTACCGTGATTTTGCTAAAGCCTATGGTTTTAATTTTAAAAGCATCTATCCTATGCAAATTGGTCTGGTTTATGACGCAGTGGAAAGCGATAAAATGCAGACAGTTCTGGGGTATTCAACTGATGGGCGCATTTCTAGCTATGACTTAACGATATTGGAGGATGATAAACGTTTCTTCCCTCCTTATGAAGCTTCAATGGTTGTTAACAATAATCTCTTGAGAAAATACCCCAAGTTAAAGAAGGTCTTACACCGTCTAGATGGCAAGATTAACTTGAAAATGATGCAGCAATTAAACTATCAGGTAGATGATAAATTATTGGAACCTTCTGTTGTGGCCCATAACTTTTTAAGGGAACATAATTATTTTAGGGAGGCAGGTGATTAA
- a CDS encoding ABC transporter permease — translation MKDMTMWEQFFYYFSHNGDYVFTQFIRHFLISIYGVLLAAIVGIPLGILIARRSRLRSVVMGIANVLQTIPSLAMISILMLGLGLGMKTVVATVFLYSLLPIIGNTYSGIRSVNDDLVDAARGMGMTKLQRLFMVEIPLSLSVIMAGIRNALVIAVGITAIGAFVGGGGLGDIIVRGTNATNGGAIILAGSLPTALMAVVSDLALGFIQRLLEPKGASVHT, via the coding sequence ATGAAAGATATGACTATGTGGGAGCAGTTTTTCTATTATTTCAGTCACAATGGCGATTACGTCTTTACTCAATTTATTAGACATTTTCTAATTTCCATATATGGTGTCCTGTTAGCAGCAATTGTCGGTATTCCTTTGGGAATTTTGATCGCACGAAGAAGCAGATTAAGAAGTGTTGTTATGGGAATAGCCAATGTTCTGCAGACCATTCCGTCCTTGGCTATGATTTCAATTCTTATGTTGGGATTGGGCTTGGGTATGAAAACCGTTGTTGCAACTGTATTCTTATACTCTTTACTGCCTATCATTGGCAATACTTATTCTGGCATCAGGAGTGTTAACGATGATCTCGTTGATGCAGCGAGAGGTATGGGAATGACAAAGTTACAAAGATTATTCATGGTAGAAATCCCATTATCGCTTTCCGTTATTATGGCAGGTATCCGAAATGCACTGGTTATTGCAGTAGGCATAACTGCTATTGGTGCCTTTGTAGGCGGTGGCGGTTTGGGAGATATTATTGTTCGAGGAACAAATGCCACAAATGGCGGAGCGATCATTTTAGCAGGGTCTTTGCCAACGGCTTTGATGGCTGTCGTTTCAGATTTAGCTTTGGGATTTATTCAAAGATTGTTAGAACCTAAAGGAGCTTCTGTCCATACTTAG
- the nox gene encoding H2O-forming NADH oxidase, whose translation MSKVVVVGTNHAGTAAVKTILSHYGSENEVVTFDQNSNISFLGCGMALWIGNQISTGDGLFYSSKEELESLGAKVYMNSPVTHIDYDKKVVTAIVDGKERQESYDKLILATGSQPILPPIKGAAIKEGSREFESTLDNLQFIKLYQNAKDVIERLKDKNINRVAVVGAGYIGVELAEAFQRKGKEVVLIDVADTCMAGYYDKDLTDLMSRNLSDHGIELAFGQTVKEISGQSKVEKIITDKAEFDVDMVLMAVGFRPNTALGEGKLKTFRNGAWIVDKKQETNIKDVYAIGDCSTIYDNATGETNYIALASNALRTGIVAAHNAAGHELEGIGVQGSNGISIYGLNMVSTGLTLEKARRLGFNADVTEITDLQKPEFMETQNEPVTLKVVYDKDNRRVLGAQMASKENISMGIHMFSLAIQEGVTIDRLALMDIFFLPHFNKPYNYITMAALGAEK comes from the coding sequence ATGTCAAAAGTTGTTGTTGTCGGAACCAATCATGCTGGTACAGCAGCTGTTAAAACGATTCTGAGTCATTATGGTTCTGAAAATGAAGTTGTTACTTTTGATCAGAACTCAAATATTTCATTCTTGGGCTGCGGTATGGCCCTGTGGATTGGTAACCAAATCTCAACTGGTGATGGTCTATTTTATTCAAGCAAGGAAGAACTCGAAAGCCTTGGTGCTAAGGTTTATATGAATTCACCTGTGACTCATATTGACTATGACAAAAAGGTTGTCACTGCCATTGTTGATGGCAAGGAACGTCAGGAGTCCTATGATAAATTGATTTTGGCTACTGGGTCTCAGCCTATTCTTCCTCCTATCAAAGGGGCTGCTATTAAAGAGGGCTCAAGAGAGTTTGAATCAACTCTGGATAATCTTCAATTTATAAAGCTTTATCAAAATGCTAAGGATGTTATTGAAAGACTTAAAGATAAAAATATCAATCGCGTAGCTGTTGTGGGAGCTGGTTATATAGGGGTTGAATTAGCTGAAGCCTTCCAACGTAAAGGGAAAGAGGTTGTCCTTATTGATGTAGCTGATACCTGTATGGCAGGCTATTATGATAAGGATCTAACAGACTTGATGTCTAGAAATCTTTCAGATCATGGTATTGAATTAGCCTTTGGCCAAACAGTTAAGGAAATTTCCGGTCAGAGTAAGGTTGAAAAAATTATTACTGATAAGGCCGAATTTGATGTGGATATGGTTCTTATGGCAGTTGGTTTTCGGCCTAATACAGCCTTGGGTGAAGGCAAACTCAAAACTTTTCGCAATGGGGCCTGGATTGTTGACAAGAAACAAGAGACCAATATAAAAGATGTCTATGCTATCGGTGATTGTTCGACTATCTATGATAATGCTACTGGAGAGACGAATTATATTGCTTTGGCCTCTAACGCTCTTCGGACCGGTATTGTTGCAGCTCATAATGCCGCTGGTCATGAATTAGAAGGAATTGGGGTACAGGGTTCTAATGGCATTTCTATTTATGGACTTAATATGGTTTCGACAGGATTGACTTTGGAAAAAGCACGGCGCTTGGGCTTTAATGCCGATGTGACAGAAATTACCGATTTGCAAAAACCTGAATTTATGGAGACACAGAATGAGCCTGTAACACTTAAGGTTGTCTATGATAAGGACAATCGTCGAGTTCTGGGAGCTCAGATGGCATCTAAAGAAAATATCTCTATGGGAATTCACATGTTTTCCTTGGCTATTCAAGAAGGTGTTACTATTGATAGATTAGCCTTGATGGATATCTTTTTCCTGCCTCATTTTAATAAACCCTACAATTACATTACCATGGCAGCTCTTGGAGCAGAGAAATAA
- a CDS encoding L-lactate dehydrogenase: MTATKQHKKVILVGDGAVGSSYAFSLVNQGIAQELGIIEIPQLFEKAVGDALDLSHALAFTSPKKIYAAKYEDCADADLVVITAGAPQKPGETRLDLVGKNLAINKSIVTEVIKSGFNGIFLVAANPVDVLTYATWKFSGFPKERVIGSGTSLDSARFRQALAEKLDVDARSVHAYIMGEHGDSEFAVWSHANVAGVNLEQYLEENQGLQGDELVSLFEGVRDAAYTIINKKGATFYGIAAALARITKAILDDENAVLPLSVFQEGQYEGVTDCYIGQPAIVGAHGIVRPVNIPLNDAELQKMQASATELKGIIDEAFRNPEFQAASKN; encoded by the coding sequence ATGACTGCAACTAAACAACATAAAAAAGTCATCCTCGTTGGTGACGGTGCCGTAGGTTCATCTTACGCATTCTCACTTGTTAACCAAGGTATTGCTCAAGAACTTGGTATTATTGAAATCCCACAATTATTTGAAAAGGCTGTCGGTGATGCTCTTGACCTCAGCCACGCCCTTGCATTCACTTCTCCTAAGAAGATTTATGCTGCTAAATACGAAGACTGTGCGGATGCTGACCTCGTTGTTATCACTGCTGGTGCTCCTCAAAAACCAGGTGAAACTCGTTTGGACTTGGTTGGTAAAAACCTTGCCATCAACAAATCAATCGTCACTGAAGTTATTAAATCTGGCTTCAATGGTATCTTCTTGGTTGCGGCTAACCCAGTTGATGTCTTGACTTACGCTACTTGGAAATTCTCAGGCTTCCCTAAAGAACGTGTTATCGGTTCCGGTACTTCTCTGGACTCAGCTCGTTTCCGTCAAGCCCTGGCTGAAAAACTTGATGTCGATGCTCGTTCTGTCCACGCCTACATCATGGGTGAACACGGTGACTCAGAATTTGCTGTTTGGTCACACGCTAACGTAGCTGGTGTTAACCTTGAACAATACTTGGAAGAAAACCAAGGTCTCCAAGGTGACGAATTGGTTAGCTTGTTTGAAGGTGTTCGTGACGCTGCTTACACCATCATCAACAAGAAGGGTGCTACCTTCTATGGTATCGCTGCTGCCCTTGCTCGTATCACTAAGGCAATCTTGGATGATGAAAATGCTGTTCTGCCATTGTCAGTATTCCAAGAAGGTCAATACGAAGGCGTGACAGATTGCTACATCGGTCAACCTGCCATTGTCGGTGCTCATGGTATTGTTCGTCCTGTTAACATTCCTTTGAATGATGCGGAATTGCAAAAGATGCAGGCTTCTGCAACTGAATTGAAGGGAATCATTGACGAAGCCTTCAGGAACCCTGAATTCCAAGCTGCTTCTAAAAACTAA
- the gyrA gene encoding DNA gyrase subunit A, which produces MQDRNLVNVNLTSEMKTSFIDYAMSVIVARALPDVRDGLKPVHRRILYGMNELGVTPDKPHKKSARITGDVMGKYHPHGDSSIYEAMVRMAQWWSYRHMLVDGHGNFGSMDGDGAAAQRYTEARMSKIALDMLRDINKNTVDFQDNYDGSEKEPLVLPSRFPNLLVNGATGIAVGMATNIPPHNLGEAIDAVKLVMDKPEATTKEIMEVMPGPDFPTGALVMGKSGIHRAYETGKGSIVLRSRTEIETTKSGRERIVVTEFPYGVNKTKVHEHIVRLAQEKRVEGITAVRDESSREGVRFIIEVRRDASANVILNNLFKLTSLQTNFSFNMLAIEKGVPKILSLRQIIDNYIEHQKEVIVRRTRFDKEKAEARAHILEGLLIALDHLDEVIAIIRGSQTDAEAQAQLMSRFDLSERQSQAILDMRLRRLTGLERDKIQNEYNDLLALIADLADILAKPERVVTIIKDEMDEIKRKYADPRRTELMVGEVLSLEDEDLIEEENVLITLSNKGYIKRLAQDEFRSQKRGGRGVQGTGVNDDDFVRDLVSTSTHDVVLFFTNQGRVYRLKGYEIPEYGRTAKGLPVVNLLKLTDGETIQTIISLNQNEIDEKSLFFTTRQGLVKRTSISEFTNIRQNGLRALNLKDGDELINVLLTTGQDEIIIGTHFGYSVRFKEEVVRNMGRGATGVKGITLRDADQVVGASVIRDDQEVLVITEKGYGKRTLASEYPTKGRGGKGIKTANITDKNGSLAGLVTVDGHEDIMIMTDTGVIIRTGVSNISQTGRSTMGVKVMRLDENAKIVTFALIEPEPEADEEAEANEEEKGQGVNEEN; this is translated from the coding sequence ATGCAAGACAGAAATCTCGTAAATGTGAATCTGACTAGTGAAATGAAGACCAGCTTCATTGACTATGCCATGAGTGTCATTGTCGCTCGGGCCCTACCAGACGTCAGAGACGGTCTCAAACCAGTTCACCGTCGTATTCTCTATGGTATGAATGAATTGGGGGTAACGCCAGACAAGCCTCACAAGAAGTCGGCGCGGATTACAGGGGATGTCATGGGTAAGTATCACCCCCATGGTGACTCCTCAATCTACGAAGCCATGGTTCGGATGGCTCAATGGTGGTCCTACCGTCATATGCTAGTTGATGGTCACGGAAATTTTGGTTCCATGGACGGTGATGGGGCAGCGGCACAACGTTATACCGAAGCCCGCATGTCCAAGATTGCCTTGGACATGCTACGGGACATCAATAAAAATACGGTTGACTTCCAAGATAACTACGATGGTAGCGAGAAGGAACCTTTGGTACTCCCATCTCGTTTCCCCAATCTTTTGGTTAATGGGGCGACTGGGATTGCTGTTGGGATGGCGACCAACATCCCCCCTCATAATCTAGGTGAGGCCATTGATGCTGTCAAACTGGTGATGGATAAGCCAGAGGCAACCACCAAGGAAATCATGGAAGTTATGCCTGGGCCAGATTTTCCAACTGGTGCTCTAGTCATGGGGAAATCAGGTATTCACCGTGCTTATGAAACGGGGAAGGGCTCCATCGTTCTACGTTCCAGAACCGAGATTGAAACAACCAAGTCTGGTCGTGAACGCATTGTTGTGACGGAATTCCCATATGGGGTTAATAAGACTAAGGTTCATGAGCATATTGTTCGCCTAGCTCAAGAGAAGCGGGTAGAAGGTATTACTGCAGTTCGAGATGAGTCCAGTCGAGAAGGTGTGCGCTTCATCATTGAAGTCCGTCGAGATGCCTCAGCCAATGTCATTCTCAACAATCTTTTTAAACTGACTAGCCTGCAGACCAACTTTAGCTTCAATATGTTGGCCATTGAAAAAGGTGTGCCCAAGATTTTGTCCTTGCGACAAATCATTGATAATTATATCGAGCACCAAAAAGAAGTTATCGTTCGTCGGACGCGTTTTGACAAGGAAAAGGCAGAAGCACGAGCTCATATTTTAGAGGGCTTGCTGATTGCCTTGGATCACTTGGACGAAGTCATTGCCATTATTCGTGGTAGTCAGACCGATGCTGAGGCTCAGGCTCAACTCATGTCTCGTTTCGACCTGTCAGAACGCCAAAGTCAGGCCATTTTGGATATGCGTCTGCGCCGTCTGACTGGTTTGGAACGCGACAAGATTCAAAATGAATACAATGATCTACTTGCCCTGATTGCTGACTTAGCCGATATTCTAGCTAAGCCAGAACGGGTTGTGACCATCATCAAGGATGAGATGGATGAGATTAAGCGTAAATATGCTGACCCTCGTCGGACTGAGCTCATGGTCGGGGAAGTTCTCTCCCTGGAGGATGAGGATTTAATCGAAGAAGAAAATGTCTTAATTACCCTTTCCAATAAAGGTTACATCAAGCGTTTGGCTCAAGATGAATTTCGTTCTCAAAAGCGGGGTGGTCGTGGTGTCCAAGGTACTGGGGTCAACGATGATGACTTTGTCAGGGATTTGGTTTCGACCAGCACCCACGATGTGGTCCTCTTCTTTACCAATCAAGGTCGGGTTTACCGTCTCAAAGGTTATGAGATTCCTGAGTATGGCCGGACGGCCAAGGGACTGCCAGTTGTCAATCTCCTTAAGTTAACAGATGGGGAAACCATTCAAACCATCATCAGTCTCAACCAAAATGAGATTGATGAAAAATCTCTCTTCTTTACGACTAGACAGGGTCTGGTTAAAAGGACCAGCATTTCAGAATTCACCAATATTCGTCAAAATGGATTGCGGGCCCTCAACCTCAAGGACGGCGACGAGCTCATTAATGTGCTCTTAACGACTGGCCAAGATGAAATTATCATCGGTACCCATTTCGGATACTCCGTGCGCTTCAAGGAAGAAGTGGTTCGTAATATGGGCCGTGGTGCGACAGGGGTCAAGGGGATTACCTTGCGTGACGCTGACCAGGTTGTTGGCGCGTCTGTCATTAGAGATGACCAGGAAGTTCTTGTCATCACCGAAAAGGGCTATGGTAAACGGACCCTAGCCAGCGAGTACCCAACCAAGGGGCGTGGTGGTAAAGGTATCAAGACTGCCAATATCACTGATAAAAATGGCTCTTTGGCTGGATTGGTGACAGTTGATGGCCATGAGGATATTATGATTATGACCGACACCGGCGTCATTATCAGGACTGGTGTTTCTAACATTTCGCAAACAGGACGTTCAACCATGGGGGTTAAGGTTATGCGCTTGGATGAAAATGCCAAGATTGTGACCTTCGCGCTAATTGAGCCTGAGCCTGAAGCAGATGAGGAAGCTGAAGCAAATGAAGAAGAGAAGGGACAAGGGGTAAATGAAGAGAACTAG
- a CDS encoding class A sortase → MKRTSSRNSKGRKEKESSKKKHHWLRTILVLFLMVVGLALVFNRSIRNSVIAWNTNKYQVSKVDKKTLTKNKKAKVNYDFDSVKSISAQSVISSQMDAQDLPVIGGIAIPDLELNLPIFKGLGNTELSYGAGTMKESQVMGGENNYALASHHVFGVNGASKMLFSPLENAKNGMEIYLTDKNKVYTYIISEVKTVEPSDVAVINDTPGAKNLTLVTCDDAEATNRIIVSANYKEEVSYDKASQKMIEAFNRSYNQLSL, encoded by the coding sequence ATGAAGAGAACTAGCTCTCGAAATTCTAAAGGGCGAAAGGAAAAGGAGTCTTCAAAAAAGAAGCACCACTGGTTGCGGACCATTCTTGTCCTATTCTTGATGGTAGTCGGCTTGGCTCTGGTTTTTAACCGCTCAATCCGTAATTCAGTTATTGCTTGGAATACGAATAAATATCAGGTTTCTAAGGTTGATAAAAAGACCTTGACGAAAAATAAAAAGGCCAAGGTCAATTACGATTTTGACTCGGTCAAGTCCATATCAGCCCAATCCGTTATCAGTTCCCAGATGGATGCGCAAGACCTACCCGTTATCGGAGGTATTGCCATTCCAGACTTGGAGCTTAACCTGCCGATTTTTAAAGGCCTAGGTAATACGGAGCTTTCCTATGGGGCGGGCACTATGAAGGAGAGCCAGGTCATGGGTGGCGAGAACAATTATGCCTTGGCTAGTCACCATGTCTTTGGTGTCAACGGTGCTTCCAAGATGCTCTTCTCCCCTCTAGAGAATGCTAAGAATGGGATGGAAATCTATCTGACCGACAAGAATAAGGTCTACACCTATATCATTTCCGAAGTTAAGACAGTAGAGCCATCTGATGTCGCCGTTATTAATGATACTCCTGGGGCAAAAAATCTAACCCTAGTGACCTGTGATGATGCAGAAGCGACTAATCGGATTATTGTTTCTGCCAACTATAAGGAAGAGGTTTCTTACGACAAGGCTTCGCAAAAGATGATTGAGGCCTTTAATCGGTCCTACAATCAATTATCCTTATAA
- a CDS encoding phospho-sugar mutase encodes MTYTENYQQWLNYKDLPDYLHDELVQMDEASKEDAFYTNLEFGTAGMRGVIGAGTNRINIYVVRQATEGLAKLFETKDQATKDRGVAIAYDSRHFSSEFAFESAQVLAQHGIKSYVFESLRPTPELSFAVRHLGAFAGIMVTASHNPKQFNGYKVYGEDGGQMPPHDADALTDFIRAIDNPFAIQLADLDQAKASGLITVVGEDVDKEYLKEVKGVNINQKLIDDYGKDMKIVYTPLHGTGEMLARRALAQAGFDSVQVVEAQAVADPDFSTVKSPNPENQSAFALSEKLGRQVDADVLVATDPDADRLGVEIRQPDGSYLNLSGNQIGALIAKYILEAHKTAGTLPSNAALCKSIVSTELVTKIAQSYGATMFNVLTGFKFIAEKIQEFEDTDNHTYLFGFEESFGYLIKPFVRDKDAVQAVLIVAEIAAYYRSRGMTLADGIAEIYKEYGYYAEKTISVTLSGVDGASEIKKIMDKFRNNGPKDFNNTPIVKTEDFLELTATSQDGRVEKLTTPPSNVLKYHLSDDSWIAVRPSGTEPKIKFYIATVGDSESQAKDKITAIEAQIKDFIK; translated from the coding sequence ATGACTTATACAGAAAACTATCAACAATGGCTCAATTATAAGGATCTTCCTGACTATCTCCATGACGAGCTCGTTCAAATGGATGAGGCATCCAAGGAAGATGCTTTTTATACTAATCTTGAATTCGGAACCGCCGGTATGCGGGGGGTTATCGGAGCTGGTACCAATCGGATTAATATCTATGTAGTTCGTCAGGCCACCGAAGGTTTGGCAAAACTTTTTGAAACCAAGGATCAAGCAACCAAAGATCGTGGCGTAGCCATTGCCTATGACTCCCGCCACTTCTCTTCTGAATTCGCCTTTGAATCAGCTCAAGTCCTAGCTCAACACGGCATTAAGTCTTATGTTTTTGAAAGTCTGCGGCCTACACCAGAACTTTCCTTTGCCGTTCGTCATCTGGGGGCCTTTGCTGGTATCATGGTGACTGCCAGCCACAATCCTAAACAATTTAATGGTTACAAGGTTTATGGGGAAGATGGGGGACAAATGCCACCCCATGATGCCGATGCCCTGACCGACTTCATTCGTGCCATTGACAATCCTTTTGCCATCCAATTGGCTGACCTAGATCAAGCCAAGGCATCTGGACTGATTACTGTTGTCGGCGAAGATGTCGATAAGGAATACCTCAAGGAAGTTAAGGGTGTCAATATCAACCAAAAATTGATTGATGACTATGGTAAGGACATGAAGATTGTCTACACGCCACTTCACGGTACTGGGGAAATGCTTGCCCGCCGCGCCTTGGCTCAAGCTGGCTTTGACTCTGTCCAAGTTGTTGAAGCCCAAGCCGTTGCAGATCCTGACTTTTCAACCGTTAAGTCACCAAACCCAGAAAACCAATCAGCCTTTGCCCTCTCAGAAAAATTGGGACGGCAAGTGGATGCTGATGTTTTGGTAGCAACTGACCCCGATGCTGACCGTCTCGGTGTAGAAATCCGCCAACCCGATGGCTCTTATCTCAACCTCTCAGGTAACCAAATCGGCGCTCTTATTGCCAAGTATATCTTGGAAGCCCACAAGACAGCAGGCACTCTGCCTAGTAATGCAGCCCTATGTAAATCCATCGTTTCTACAGAGTTAGTGACCAAGATTGCTCAAAGTTACGGGGCAACCATGTTTAACGTCCTGACTGGTTTCAAATTCATCGCAGAAAAGATTCAAGAATTTGAAGACACAGACAACCACACCTATCTCTTTGGTTTTGAAGAAAGCTTTGGCTACCTGATTAAACCATTCGTTCGGGACAAGGATGCTGTTCAAGCCGTTCTGATTGTTGCCGAAATCGCTGCCTATTACCGCTCCCGAGGTATGACGCTGGCTGATGGTATCGCTGAAATCTACAAAGAATACGGCTACTATGCTGAAAAGACCATTTCTGTTACCCTATCAGGGGTTGATGGAGCTTCTGAAATTAAGAAGATTATGGACAAGTTCCGCAACAATGGTCCTAAAGACTTCAACAATACGCCTATTGTTAAGACTGAAGATTTCTTAGAATTGACAGCTACTAGCCAAGATGGTAGGGTTGAAAAATTGACCACTCCACCAAGTAACGTCCTTAAGTATCACCTGAGCGATGATTCTTGGATTGCCGTTCGCCCATCTGGAACCGAGCCAAAAATCAAGTTCTATATCGCTACAGTTGGTGATTCTGAAAGTCAAGCAAAGGATAAGATTACAGCTATCGAAGCCCAAATCAAGGACTTCATCAAATAG
- a CDS encoding ECF transporter S component has product MNRRNKSRQVAQIALLLATMVVVEFVSQMIFSAVVLPIKPTLTMIPVIVASIIYGPKIGAGLGAFMGLMSVIRNSLVLLPTSYLFSPFAPNGSWRSLIIALIPRILIGVFPYFIYKLMHNKAGLALSGVVGSLTNTIFVFLGIYLLFSGVYTGNVQHLLALVFTNNAIAEMIISGIVILALIPVLERIKS; this is encoded by the coding sequence ATGAATCGCAGAAATAAGTCCCGTCAGGTCGCACAGATTGCCCTACTTTTAGCGACCATGGTCGTTGTTGAATTTGTCAGTCAGATGATTTTTTCAGCCGTTGTGCTCCCTATAAAACCAACTCTGACCATGATTCCTGTTATTGTGGCTTCCATCATCTATGGCCCTAAAATTGGAGCTGGTCTAGGAGCTTTTATGGGCCTCATGAGCGTAATCAGAAATTCCCTTGTCCTCCTACCAACCAGTTACCTCTTCTCGCCATTTGCTCCTAATGGTTCTTGGCGTTCCCTCATCATTGCCCTGATTCCAAGAATCCTGATTGGAGTTTTCCCTTATTTCATCTACAAACTCATGCATAATAAAGCAGGTCTGGCCCTCTCTGGAGTCGTCGGCTCACTAACCAATACAATTTTTGTATTCTTAGGTATCTATCTTCTTTTTTCTGGAGTCTATACCGGAAATGTCCAGCACCTTCTAGCTCTGGTCTTCACCAATAATGCTATCGCTGAAATGATTATTTCTGGTATTGTCATTCTAGCTCTGATTCCTGTTTTGGAAAGGATCAAAAGCTAG
- the coaC gene encoding phosphopantothenoylcysteine decarboxylase, producing MTKTILLAVTGSISAYKAADLSNQLKKLGYNIQVIMSQAASEFITPLTLQVLSKNPVYLDLMTEDQPGRINHIDLAKEADLFIVAPASANTIAKLAHGMADNLVTATALALPSDTPKLLALAMNTKMYDNPLTQRNLMTLKEVGYKEIEPRSGKLACGDVGRGALADLPTIIKTIEETLNESQK from the coding sequence ATGACTAAAACCATTTTGCTGGCCGTCACCGGTTCCATCTCTGCTTACAAGGCCGCGGACTTAAGCAACCAGTTAAAAAAGTTAGGCTATAATATCCAGGTTATCATGTCCCAGGCGGCTAGTGAATTTATCACCCCCTTAACCTTGCAAGTTCTCTCAAAAAATCCTGTTTATCTGGATCTTATGACCGAGGACCAACCAGGACGTATCAATCATATTGATTTGGCTAAGGAGGCTGACCTCTTTATTGTCGCACCTGCTTCTGCCAATACGATTGCCAAGTTAGCCCACGGTATGGCGGACAACCTTGTAACTGCAACAGCTCTGGCCCTGCCAAGCGACACGCCTAAATTACTGGCACTAGCCATGAATACTAAGATGTATGACAATCCCCTAACCCAGCGAAATTTAATGACCTTAAAAGAAGTTGGTTATAAAGAAATTGAACCTCGCTCCGGTAAATTGGCCTGTGGAGATGTCGGTCGAGGCGCTTTAGCAGATTTACCTACCATCATCAAAACTATTGAGGAGACCCTAAATGAATCGCAGAAATAA
- a CDS encoding phosphopantothenate--cysteine ligase, with amino-acid sequence MKILITSGGTSEKIDQVRSITNHASGNLGKIMAELFLKNGHQVTLVTTKSAVKPDAQAGLNIKLVSDVASLQETLEPLVKSHQVLIHSMAVSDYRPVYMTDLAELQTTKDFSQLLNKKNSETKISSAADNQVLFLKKNPKIISLVKEWNPDIRLIGFKLLVDVPKEELWEVARSSLKRNQAELIVANDLLDINEDQHLGYLVDENTQEPARTKQEIAQKIYERISKHD; translated from the coding sequence ATGAAAATCCTAATTACATCGGGCGGAACGTCCGAAAAAATTGACCAGGTTCGCTCAATTACCAACCACGCTTCAGGAAACTTAGGTAAGATTATGGCTGAGCTATTCTTGAAAAATGGCCACCAGGTTACCTTGGTGACCACCAAATCAGCTGTCAAACCGGATGCTCAAGCTGGCCTAAATATTAAGCTGGTCAGCGACGTTGCCAGCCTGCAGGAGACTTTAGAACCCTTGGTCAAGAGCCATCAAGTCCTCATCCATTCGATGGCGGTTTCTGACTACAGGCCAGTCTATATGACTGACCTAGCTGAACTTCAGACGACCAAGGACTTTTCCCAACTTCTCAATAAGAAAAATTCTGAGACAAAGATTTCCTCAGCCGCTGATAATCAGGTTCTCTTTCTCAAGAAAAACCCAAAAATTATCAGTTTAGTTAAAGAGTGGAATCCCGATATTCGTCTCATTGGCTTTAAACTCTTAGTCGATGTTCCCAAGGAAGAACTTTGGGAGGTTGCTAGAAGTAGCCTCAAGAGAAACCAAGCCGAGTTAATTGTCGCCAATGATTTGCTTGATATAAATGAAGACCAACATCTGGGCTACCTAGTTGACGAGAATACTCAGGAACCTGCCCGAACCAAGCAAGAAATTGCCCAAAAAATATATGAAAGGATTAGCAAGCATGACTAA